GTAGGTCAAGAATAGTAATGTGCAGACCTAATTCCTCTAATTTACGGCAAACATCTCGTGGTCAATCTCCCCGCGGTCAAAGGACTGTGTATCTCTTCCTCTCAGAGCCACTCCACAGGCCAAAAGGCTGACTAAACCCCTGACAGATAAGAGATTCAAGAGTAGTCCCAGCCCCCATGGGGAGCAAAGACGCTGGCTCAAAAAACATACTGATAACTCTCCCTTTTGCAGCTACTCCTTTCTGAACCTTCCACAAGCAGTGGCAGTTGGATTCTGTGATTAGTCTAGTCTTCAGAGCCAGCCTTCTTGAGTTCAAATTCTGACTTCACCCCTTAATGTGAAGTGACGTGGGCAAGTTGCttgatctctctgtgcctcagtgtccttgtctgtaaaatgggcatcatAATAATAGCGCCTGCCACATTGGATGAGTGTGAGAATGAaggaattaatacatgtaaatcacTTAGACTGTGTCTGGCATAGAGGACATTCTAAAGAAAAGTTAGCTattatcattatattattatattggtCTGGAATTAGTTCCTGAATCCTTCTGAGATGTGATGACTTATAAACGTAGGTTGAGTTTACTCATGATAGGGTCATCGCAACTATGCATAGCTAAAATCAAATTTTGCTTTTCAAGTTTGTTTTACCTGGAGCCCTAGAGTTCAGGGTTATGGTTTCCTTTGTCACTCCCCTTGAGGGAAGCTTCTTAGTCAcaccctccttctctttctctgcacTCTATGCACTCTAGaaaagctccttttttttttttcttcatccagGCAGAGAGGCCTACTGGGACTTAAATCCAAGGAGCTGAAATCTGTTTTGGGATGGGGTGGAGTCACATTCTGGACCCTAGACAGAGAATTTCTAAGTTCCAGAAAGTGCTGCTTACTTCGCATTTCCTCTCCCCCACCTTTGCTTTTGAAACTCCTGGCACCAATGCTGCCAAGGCTGGCGGAGCTTTCCTGAGTGGTGTCTGCCAAATGAGGAGTCAAGGAATATCTGGAAAGGCAGCCTCCAGGTCCCTGATGTCAAGACCATTTAGAACTGAAAGTGTCCTAATATCGGGGCACAGGCAATAAGCATTAGTTATTAATCAGCCTgagaagttgattctaaaatagGAGGaaatgattcaattatttcctctCAAGGGATTACTCaatgttgtttttatgtttaaatatttatttgtcaaCATCAAGAATTCTTAGTACATGATGCACCAGCATTTTTGAACAAGTCATAGATTTGGCCACAAATCAAATTTCAGGATGGGAGGAGTGTCTCCCCTTTAAAATAGAAGAGAGTGAGTAGTCTATGAGGAGGGACCTACAAAGACTGGAAACTATTCTTAGCTCCATCACTGACTCCAAGTTCATCCCCTCTGTCTTTCAGTTTGGGTAAGCATCAATTACTTATCTAAAATTTGTAATAAGAAAAGTCTTCATAATTCATGATTGTGTTTATCCTTATGTTAGTAAATTTCTATGTTGGTTCTATTCTTCcccttatattttaagaaaagaagtaagaaagtaaatgattatttttctgaaagaaaaaattaatgtatttattattattcatagaCCTTCAACTACTCTTAGAAAGCCTTTGGTGACTCCTGGGAACAAGCTGAGTCAGGAACAAAAGTTTGAGGGTTTGGGGTTGAGAATAGGACAATTACTTGGCTAATGCTTTAGTCTAGTTCTGATTTTGCTACTCCTTAGTTGCTTTGTGATGACTACTTGCACATGTGTCTGTTTGTGAGTTATTTTTGTGAGCATGCTGCCACCAGCCTGTGTGGATGTCTGTGGTTTCacatgatacattttattttctaaagtctactgaattttatgtttttttttttcaaaaatagaaactcATATTCTTTCCTTCTTAATTTAGTTTCTTTCAGGACATTCTCATGAGACTGGTGAAATATAACTGCGAAGTAGCATGATAATTGTGAAATAGCATGATCATTGTGAGAGCTATATGACCCAAAACTTCCATAGGAATAAGTGCAATGCTTGCATATCTGAAACCTGCTGTTACATCTCTTTgcacttaataaatatgttttgacTGATTCATTCTCCTGGGTGGTGCTGAGAAAGTAAAAATCATGGCTGATAAAAATTCTGTTTATGGTTTtgtctgatttatttttcagttgagaTATAGGCTACTCTTCCCAACTCAGTCTTGAAGAGTATCACCAACTGCCTCATGTGTGGTGACCTTCACTGTCGTATGCCAGTGACTCATCTGGAGTAATCTCAACAACCAGTTACCAATACTTGCTCTTGATTGATAAACAGAATGGGGTTTTGGATCTTAGCAATTCTCACAATTCTCATGTATTCCACAGCAGCAAAGTTTAGTAAGTATTGCCTTCtaagtataatttaaatttttataaattaaataatttcaagaaCATTTACCTTGTTTTAAGCAGTTTGCTTCCAGTTGTTCCAGTTGAATTgtaaactgaaaaatatattgcttttgtACAATCATTTTTCATTACGAATCTATCAGAAGAAATTCTTTGTAATGAATATATCATCAGTTTGGCTTTACATATTCAAATGCAGCAGAATTTAATGTGGTGCCTGCACATGGGAAGTGTTGTGGATGTTTATTGACTGACACACAGTTTGTTTAGATAGATAAGGCTGCTTTTCCATTGGATAACTGTGGGGGATTTAGCTCCAAATTAATTCATTAACATTTCGTAAGAGATCTTAATCAGTTACTTATTCTTTCCCAAGGTATCACAGTATATGACCGGCTTCTAAATttaatcctagaagaaaatattgagagTATAAGAATTATGATCTTTTCATTTGATCATTTCAGGATTgtctttatatcttttatttgCAGGTAAACAATCATGGGGCCTGGAAAATGAGGCTTTAATTGTAAGATGTCCTAGACAAGGAAAACCTAGTTACACCGTGGATTGGTATtactcacaaacaaacaaaagtattcCCACTCAGGAAAGAAATCGTGTGTTTGCCTCAGGCCAACTTCTGAAGTTTCTACCAGCTGAAGGTGCTGATTCTGGTATTTATACCTGTATTGTCAGAAGGTATTATGCAGAAAGCTCCCATCTTCTTTCACCCTGCTCCCCTTTCTTCAATGGTTGATTGCCTGAGCTGCCCTTGCTTTCATTCCTTCCCTAGTCCTTTCTGGAACAGTTAAATTTATAAAGTGATTTGAATAAAAGTGATTTGGATAAACTTCTAGGAATACTATCAGGTTGAGGTCTAGCTCATTCTGAGCTATTTGGATTTACAGTTGCAGGGATTGATTTGTAGCTGACTTAGAGAAAAACCTAGCTTTCCTAGTGACCAAGATAACTGAGAGCAATTGCTTACTTTTGGCTGGAATTAAGAACAAACTAGCACAGAAAATAGTAATCTGGATGTTTTCCATCTCAGGGGGCCTCTAGTAGGTGAAAAGGGGCTTTTAACCTTCAAGTTAAGCCAGAGAAGGCTGATGAGATTGTGTGCctaaaaattaattacttttgtTCACAAATTGttaaatgttttgattttgtGGCTGTATTTGGCACACACGAAATGTCAAATGAATTAAATCAAAAAGCAGGATGTATTAGTTAAGGGCCTAGGTCTGAGACTAGACAAGTGTCAAATTCATGCTCTGCCGCTAGTTAACTGTGCGATGCCAGCAAGTTCTCTGCccttcagtttccttctctgtaaaattcatataatgtaataatatatttcatctcAAAGCATTATTGTGAAAATAAACTAAGGTAATGTGtgaaaagtgctcatcatcatcACTGGTACAGAGTAAACTCTGAATAAATAGTAATTATCTTTATtacactgggattacagcattACAGCAGATGTAGTGTATGAATAAATGGTGAAGAAGTCATTGTTAGGGCTACTATGGGGGCTATGTTTTTAGCTCAAGTGtaacaaaaaagtatttaaactctagattttaatgtttatttttaaataagaaaataaccatTATGTATATTGAtggtttttaagaagaaaagcaaTATTAAGTAAAGGCTGAATTTAGATTAAGTTATTTCACAATGCTAAGTGACTCTTTTAATTGTCTGACTTATTTTAACAGTCCCACATTCAATAGGACTGGATATGCGAAtgtcaccatatataaaaaacaaTCAGATTGCAATGTTCCAGATTATTTGATGTATTCAACAGTATCTGgatcagaaaaaaattccaaaatttattGTCCTACCATTGACCTCTACAATTGGACAGCACCTCTTGAGTGGTTTAAGGTAAGAAGAAATTTGGAAGGAAATAGATGAAAATTACACAATTAAAATAGACAcaagtggccgggcacagtggctcatgcctgtaatcccagcactttgggaggccaaggcaggcagatcacttgaggccaggagttcgagaccagcctggccaacatgaggaaaccccatctctactaaaaatataaaaatcagctgggtgtggtggcacacacctgtaatcccagcagcttgggagggtgaggtatgaaaatcacttgaacctagaaggcagaggttacagcgagcccagattgcaccactcactccagcctaggcaacaaacaTTCTgtcaacagataaataaataaaagtgaagaaTTACTGAGAAGGAAATGGAATTTCTTATTTCAGAATTGTCAGGCTCTTCAAGGATCAAGGTACAGGGCGCACAAGTCATTTTTGGTCATTGATAATGTGATGACTGAGGACGCAGGTGATTACACCTGTAAATTTATACACAATGAAAATGGAGCCAATTATAGTGTGACGGCGACCAGGTCCTTCACGGTCAAGGGTAAGCTACTGACATGAATGAGATAGAATACTACGTGAAAGAAGTCGAAATGGGAACAGCGGTGCCCTTCTGGTTGGGTTACTTgcacttctccctcctccctttacTTCCTCCTGCTCCATCTTATCTTATACATTCTGAACTATGACGCAAAGAGGTTTTCTGAACACACTATCAAGATTTAAGACATTTCAGGGGGAAATTACATTACTAATTCAAAGCCACAtctgttctttattctttttttgtgactTAATTTTCCAAAGATAAAGCAATCTGAATGCTAACTTAATTTACTGTTTTTGAATGGCAATACAACTATTTGGAGAGCAAAACCagctcttttttttctagttcggTGTCAGAGTTTCTGCAAATTAAAAAAGAACTTAATCTTTAGTAATACTCATTGGATTCAAAGTTTAATGAGAGGCTTTGTGATGGTATACTATGGTGTACATAAATGTTGTCGAGtggtttttaatctttgtttGCAATACTTTCAACATCATCAATGGCCTTGAGTAGGTCACTTCAttctaaaaatgtgttttccaagttattttaaattttataaaagcttATTTAAGGGAAAGATTTCACAATCATAGCTTATCAATCTACAAAGGATTGGGGTCTCCTTAGCACAAGTCGATCTACAGACGTAGATGTAATAGCCCCTTTACGTATGACAGTTTTTTCAGGGCAAAGCAATATTGGAGACAAATTTTTGGAGTTTTTCAATACTCCACCGCTGTAAAATAAGCATCACCAGACCACATTCCTATCAGTGCCTCTTCCTGTTTAATATCAACCCTTACAGTGGTCCTTAATCACACTGTCATTAAATAAATGAGCATGAAGGGATGGAGGATTGCAGCAGTGCTCCACAAGCACTGCCCGTCTTTCAGCCTTAGTGGTCACAGGAGTCAGAATTCCGTAGGGGGAAGATTTCACTGAGGATGGGCCACCCTAGTGGAGAACTGCGAGCAAATCTGTGGACTCATCCATTTATTGTTTTCCTGGGTCTTTTGAAATCTTCTCTGTAGTCTTATTCTTATTCTGTAGAAGAGTAGTTTTCTAACAACTACTAGGTCATGTAATTAGTTTTATGGGTTGGACCTGCATTTGTTTAAGTGATATCAGAGAATAAAGATATTAAAGAGCATCATAGGtaataaaagaaagttttatttaagTGCCTTTctgtttcatgtgtgtgtgtgtgtgtgtgtgtgtgtgtgtttgtcattATGGGTTATTGTCAGAAGAACTTGAAAAACATTGctatgaaatagaatagaaacatgaaaatacaagCTTTATATTGACTAGCATTCAATGCTCTCCTAATATTTATATTTCGTTTTGTCTTTAAGATGAGCAAGGCTTTTCTCTGTTTCCAGTAATCGGAGCCCCTGCACACAATGAAATAAAGGAAGTGGAAATTGGTAAGAAAATTTATCAGAATGCTGTAAATATTGCCTGGAAAAATCCTTCCGTATGACCCCAGTTCTGAATTCCCTTAGCAGGGGTCAGGCAATTAGCATAAGGAACCTTGAGGAGTAAGTGTGGTGACATCCCTGGAAGCACCTGCCCCAAGCCTTTGCTAATATTGGGAACAGGGACACAGCAATTGCAgtgtttacatttgtttattgTACTTTGTAATTCATGATGCTTTCATGTATGCATCTAATTTCATCTTCATCTCTATCCCAGAGCTTGGGATGGAGACCTGCAGGGTGTTCATTCTGGGCAATGGTAGCCAGATCCGGTAAAACATGTTTATCTTCAAAGTAGCTTATGGAGAGATGAAGAGAGTTCTGTAGAAAGATGTGGAAGAGGGCAGTTGGAAAGAAACTCTAATTTCTAGTAGAGGGCAATCCTTTTACTAGAAGTCCTTTATAATGTGGGGTTGGTGAAGGCAGAATCATTGGCCTTGTTAGTTTCCCATGCAGATGAGAACATAGTGGGAGCTGAGCTTCAAACCCAGCTGGGTGAATGAAGGTAATGGAAGCAGGAAGGAGGCAAGAGAGGACATAGAAAGAGGAAGGTGCTAGAGATGAGGGAGGGAGGTCCTGGTGGGGTGCATACTAAGCGTTCAGTAAGgtattttttacattaaatgGGATAAAATGCCAGTCGCAGAAGGTAATTTTATTGGTGAATGTCCTTAATCCCCTCTAGGAAAAAACGCAAACCTAACTTGCTCTGCTTGTTTTGGAAAAGGCACTCAGTTCTTGGCTGCCGTCCTGTGGCAGCTTAATGGAACAAAAATTACAGACTTTGGTGAACCAAGAATTCAACAAGAGGAAGGGCAAAATCAAAGGTATTTTTATATTGAAGAGAACCATCCTCTTCCCCTTGCACATGGTTTGCACCTGCAAAGTAGGCATTAAAAGTAACAGGTTGCTTTCTTAGTTTCAGCAATGGGCTGGCTTGTCTAGACATGGTTTTAAGAATAGCTGACGTGAAGGAAGAGGATTTATTGTTGCAGTACGACTGTCTGGCCCTGAATTTGCATGGCTTGAGAAGGCACACCGTAAGACTAAGTAGGAAAAATCCAAGTAAGGAGTGTTTCTGAGACTTTGGTCACCTGAACTTTCTCTAGCAAGTGTAAGCAGAATGGAGTGTGGTTCCAAGAGATCCATCAAGACAATGGGAATGGCCTGTGCCGTAAAATGTGCTTCTCTTCTTCCGGATGTTGTTTGCTATCTGCTCTTTGTAGACTGTTCCTGTTTGCTGGGAGCTTCTCTGCGGCTTAAATTGCTCgtcctcccccactccctcctATCGTTGGTTTGTCTAGAACACTCAGCTGCTTCTTTGGTCATCCTTGTTTTCTAACTTTATGAACTCCCTCTGTCTCACTGTATGTGAAAGAAAATGCACCAACAACCGTAAACTGAACGTGTTCTTTTGTGCTCTTTTATAACTTGTATTACATGTTGTAGGCATGGTCCCTTCTATACCTTTTTCTGGTCATAATGAACACTCATTTTGTTAGCGAGGGTGGTAAAGTGAACAAAAAGGGGAAGTATCAAACTACTGCCATTTCAGTGAGAAAATCCTAGGTGCTACTTTATAATAAGACAtttgttaggccattcttgcattgatataaagaaatacctgagactgggtgatttatatgaaaagaggtttaattggctcacggttctgcaggctgtatgggaagcatggcggcatctgcttctggggacacCTCAGGAgctttactcatggcagaaggcaaagcaaagGCAGGCACTTCAAACAGTAAAAGCAGGAGCGAGAGAGAGGTGCCACacttaaacagccagatctcatgagaagtcactcactattgcaaggacagcatcaaggggatggtgctaaaccattcatgatgaactcacccccatgatccaatcacctcccaccaggctccacctcgaATACTGGGGATTAccattcagcatgagatttgggcaggaacacagacccaaaccatatcacacacatTATCATTGTTAAACTTTATAAAGTGTTTAAGGTACATGGAACACATGGGAAGTCTGGTAGCTCAGCCCATTTCTTTATTGCATCTGTTATTCACCATGTAATTCAGGTACCACCTATTCCAGGGAGCCTTTCTTGGCCCTCAGTTTGCAGTATACACACTTTCCAAGTACTCTTGTAGCATCCTGTTTGTATCATAGCACTGGTCACATTGCCTTACCTAAATCTGTTTGACAGTCTGCTCAACACGActgcaagctccatgagggcagggacatCATCTCATCCATCTTTGGGTCCTTAGTGCAATACCTGACAGCTAGCCAGTGCTcagctaaatatttgttgactgaataaatgaatgcacaaCCAAATTATTGATACCAAATGTTTTTTTGTGTACATTTCTACTTCTCTAGCTATAAGTCTTAATTATAcaacaaaatactatttttatatttatgtttggtAAATTCAATAACTTTCCTCATCATTTGGAAAGTCAAATTGTTGATTGCTTCCCTACAGTTTTTTCTGAATCTAGCAGGATTTTAACGATATCATTATAATTTGACACAATAAAAGGACAACGTGAAACTGATGAATCTTTATTGGGTTAATTTCAGATGctatataatcttttaaaaatgtaacattcttttttatatataaataatttatatataaatatataaaaataaataaataaataataattggcATCACAAATAGCCAAAGCAGGGTGGAGAGAGTGATCCTTCCTGGGTGCGGGCAAGAAGGGGATATGTTGTCTACAGAGTTTTCAAAACAGTGATAAACCTGTCTACAAGTCATTGTGCTTTTTATCATCACTATGCCCAGACAATGTGAAACATCAGAGATGAAGTGCTCCTCCCACAGAGGTGGACTGATCCTTCTCCCCACTCCCTTGGTGTGTCTCTGAATGCAATGTTGTCTTGGAAAACAGCTTTCCAAGCATTTCACTCCTGAGCACTTGCCAGTTTCCTCACTTGTTCTTCACATATCCAGGCAAAGACATCCTGTTTGCTATATGAAGCATTGTATCCCgtataaaaggaaggaaagagagaaatatatttttacactCATCACTCCTCAGGGGCTGTACAACCATGTAGAAATTGTTTAATGTGCTTGTCAAATAGCCAAAGAAAGTGTTAAACCCTGAGTTCCCACCCATGTGTGTGGTATGGTTAGGATTCATCCAGATACACACAGAGAGGCACAACAGGAGGAGAAAGGATAGGGGTGTGGGGACAGCGGGTCCCCAATATGGTGTAATCGTGGCAGGTCTCTGCCTGAAGTGGTATGTggggtttttctggttttaattttgaCTTTAACCCCTGATTTGTAAgttattcataaaataaacagaatcataACTCATATAGATGGCTATAAGTGCCGTAGTGTTCTGTGGGTCTCTGGTGTCTGCCAGTGATAAGTGTGGCACCCCAGGAAGGCTGTGGACCCCATCAAGGTGCTATGTGAGGGCCATgcttggggtggtggtgggcCCAGTAGACCCTGCAGCCATCCATCCAGCCTGCCCACCCACACTGCCCTTGTGTCCTCCTGCTTTGCTACGTTATCATTGATCAATGTCCCTGGTTACCTATGTGTTTGAATTATCTTCGTGTTACAGGTGTTTAATGATTTTGCTCCTTCTAGCTTATTTGTAtttcacctgtttttctttaaatcaacatGGTTACACTCTGTTTCAGCAACTGTATAAATTAAACACAAATTATTACTACTGCTATTGAGTTGTCATgatgaattcttttttatttctgaaattatagCATTTCTTGAATTTAAGAGAACAAAAACTTGAAAGGCCTATGTCTCCATTTTATTAACTATTactaaatacatatttgatgctcataataataataatacacatttattcattatttcctATGTACAAGGACTTATCtacttattttacatttaactttctcatttattttctcaatacttcaaagtaaaagacaaagaaagttgAATAACTTGCGAAATACTACAGTTATGGAGCAAGGATTCAAACACAGCCAGCATTTTCCTAGctatatgtgtatacagaaagTAATGTTTTGTCATCACATACCTGAATTActtatacttttataaaataattcacaCTTACGAAGACTTCCTCTGATGTCTTGGATCAACTTCTTTCCTCTACTTGGAAGCGTCCAGCCAATGGCATGGTTACTTCCCAGCAACCCCCACAGGAAGTACACATTCCTCTGTGCATCCAGCTGAGGTTTTTAGAGAGAGAGTGACCTGGAAAGGAATCCTGTTGAAACGATTTACTTACGGAGTTTTCATTATTTAACCTGATGACAGTAAGCTCTTTGTCAATTTTCACTTTTTCCCCCCAATTTTGTGTCACATCACCTTGATAATTCTTGATTCCATACTGCTGGTCACTGAGAGAACTGATAAACTATTAGAGGTTGTGGAGGAATTCGTGAATATGGGCCAGTGATTTTTCTACCTTAAAACTGGGAGCCCATGCATGGAGACTTAAGACGGAAAAGAACCGTATCAGCAAATCTCATTTGAGATTCTTCTCACATTCATCAGTGCATATGCATGTTGCATCTGCATTTTGTGAAGCAAGGAGTACTAGGAAAAATTTCTGGGTTGGTTGAGTAATGTTCACCATGAGAGAAGTATGGGCTATGAGTAGGACCTAGAACTTAGTAATTTgacttttgaattctttatcaaAGATGCTTTAGCCACTTAGGTGACTCTTGCTTCTTCTCCTACCTCCCACACTGCCAAGCCCTTAGAGGCAACGAGTCTCTCAGACCTGTTGATGCCTTCTCCTTAATGCCCTGACAGCACCTTGTCCGTTCCTTTCTCATTATTGCATGAGTTACAACCCTCTGCATCTTGCAACCCAAGTACCACACTCCATTCTTCTCTGAGTGCCCATAGTTTCTTTCCACAGAAACAAACTTTCTGCTACCATCAGATTAATCTCTTGGGAAAACCACTCAAGTCTCCAGTGCTCCTGTGACCTTCAGAAGAAGGCAGTCTGCCTTAGTTGGGGTTTCAAGTCTGGACAGAACATGGCCCTGACCAAACTTTCTAATCATATCTTCCACCAATTCCCCAAACTGGGTTATTCCACTTCCTCAGAAAACACACTTCCTCTCTGCACTTAGGCTTATGGTATTCTCTCTGCCCAGGTGGGCATTTCCTTTTTTGCATCTCCCTGAATCCTACTCATCTTTCAgaggcctcctcctcctccaggaaggctcCCTTTCCCAGTCCTGCATGGAGCAAGCTCTCCTTCTAAACTCCTCTGCCAGCAAAAATCATGCTTTTGCCTCCCATCTTAGTTAAGTTGACAAgtgtctctctgcctcttttgCCTTTGAGAATTCCCTATAATGCTTAGCCTGATGTGTTGTAGAGGCTCAATAAATGTGACTGTCCTGGTACTTAAAGCAGCCATGAAAATTCCCAGTGGGTATATCTTATGTGAAATTCTTGTACTCCCAAGGGAAGCCAGCATCCATGTATCAGTTTATTATATCTTGTTTCAGTAGTAataataatctttttctttcttttgaatagtTGATCATCATAGCACCTACTGCATAATTGCAGTATGTAGTGTATTTTTAATGCTAATCAATGTCCTGGTTATCATCCTAAAAATGTTCTGGATTGAGGCCACTCTGCTCTGGAGAGACATAGCTAAACCTTACAAGACTAGGAATGGTAAGTGGCAAATACCAAGTTTTTCTCCCAAAGAAAAAGTCCCATAATAACTGTTGGTTACTTGTCTATTAATCTTTCAGTAGCTAGGCTGCTAAGCCCAGATTCCATTTTGCTTGCTAATCTGTTATCAGTGAGTTGTGTTTTTGGATTTTCTTAGAGGCCATTTTCCATCCTGCTATGTAAATCCTCATGGTCCTGAGATCCATCTCAACAGCTCACTTTTCTTCCCCGATAGGATTGCTATTCCTACTGAGTTCCCAATAACAGAATCTGCCCCAAGCCCAGAAAGGTGTAAATTTCATAATGTATTGGTAAGACATTATGAAGTTAAACACAGTAGCAAAATTGTTCCTGTTTTCCAGATGTGAGCAGGTTAGAAAGGTCTATCGGAAAGCATGTGTGTTCTACCTGAAACCCTGATCCGTAAAGTCTAACCCAGGCACACAAGCATGTGCATGAAAGGAGTCAGTTCTGCCTGCTAGATGCAAACTTCATGCTTTCATTTGGAGGCAGATACATGTTGCATTTTTCAAACAGTTGACTGAAGTAGGAGCTCATTGTTTGATCTGTGGAAAATTCAGATCCCTTAAAAAATTCTATGCCCTTGCTACTATTAGCTTTAAATTTTTTCACTTCCCCAGGGGAGTATGGGGAAACCAAAGATGAAACCAAAGTCTATTCAGCACAGAAGGCCCCCTTATTCATAGATTATTAATCAAAATTGATGAGATGGACAGGTTCTTGTCCACTTTTTTGTTATTTAGTCTGTGACAGTAAAAAGGAGAAACACTTTGGGATGAAGACTGTTATTTCCTGATAGTGTTTTGTGGCAGTGGTTTGCCGTCAACATCTCTTGAGTCTAGAATATTTTGGAGGATGACATACATTCACCAACAGCCATAAAACTTGGAGAGGAATGTCTTTGAAGAGTCCAGTGAGAATTTTTAGAATCAAGTAAGAAGTTGTacttcttgttttcattttcagatgGAAAGCTCTATGATGCTTATGTTATCTACCCACGGAACTACAAATCCAGTACAGATGGGGCCAGTCGTGTAGAGCACTTTGTTCACCAGATTCTGCCTGACGttcttgaaaataaatttggCTATACCTTATGCATTTATGGGAGAGATATGCTACCTGGAGAAGGTAAAGCTATTGACATACATTAGGGACAGAAATTCATGCTTATTAAAGGCTGTGAACTAGGTGGCCTTATCCCTGCATTGGAAAATGAATTGcatttactaccacaggccttaAGACcagaactttaaatatttatccagaAGCAGACACTTATCCTTCAATCGT
This genomic window from Pan troglodytes isolate AG18354 chromosome 12, NHGRI_mPanTro3-v2.0_pri, whole genome shotgun sequence contains:
- the LOC112208201 gene encoding interleukin-1 receptor-like 1, whose protein sequence is MGFWILAILTILMYSTAAKFSKQSWGLENEALIVRCPRQGKPSYTVDWYYSQTNKSIPTQERNRVFASGQLLKFLPAEGADSGIYTCIVRSPTFNRTGYANVTIYKKQSDCNVPDYLMYSTVSGSEKNSKIYCPTIDLYNWTAPLEWFKNCQALQGSRYRAHKSFLVIDNVMTEDAGDYTCKFIHNENGANYSVTATRSFTVKDEQGFSLFPVIGAPAHNEIKEVEIGKNANLTCSACFGKGTQFLAAVLWQLNGTKITDFGEPRIQQEEGQNQSFSNGLACLDMVLRIADVKEEDLLLQYDCLALNLHGLRRHTVRLSRKNPIDHHSTYCIIAVCSVFLMLINVLVIILKMFWIEATLLWRDIAKPYKTRNDGKLYDAYVIYPRNYKSSTDGASRVEHFVHQILPDVLENKFGYTLCIYGRDMLPGEDVVTAVETNIRKSRRHIFILTPQITHNKEFAYEQEVALHCALIQNDAKVILIEMEALSELDMLQAEALQDSLRHLMKVQGTIKWREDHIANKRSLNSKFWKHVRYQMPVPSKIPRKASSLTPLAAQKQ